A single region of the Vanacampus margaritifer isolate UIUO_Vmar chromosome 13, RoL_Vmar_1.0, whole genome shotgun sequence genome encodes:
- the tm6sf2b gene encoding transmembrane 6 superfamily member 2 yields MRVYFHTAAGSCLGVRAARLFEPEAMETFVFLFSFTALGILYCMNAVPAFQQPYVILVIGIAVLVLIFVFYLLVTRDNPPKDVLFFVFAEFSFTCVIDLTSALEYDGVISGFMEFYRKTGEPYLGTSYAIMMCYWDGIAHFIMYLVMIGKIMDRKGYRTLGLFWAGSLCANMSVFIIGIVAGKYGAEIRPAFWLNFLFLVMPAWATVTLFARPKDRPLIGGYNAQHAQSMKLIWRPLDLMLVLLLLAAMAFTTLRGLVALDSPLGSCSFYVKHYEPYLRDPVGYPRVMMLHMFFYGLPLLAAFVYGLLKPGCTWMPDWTVFFSGAMIQCQWVHIGGFLHPHTKAPFRIQSDVFWPVLAANLLYAVTPLLVVLRVRSNPYFFLRVAPFPGQTGLPNSEEKDTKYKNK; encoded by the exons ATGCG TGTGTATTTCCACACCGCTGCGGGTTCTTGCCTGGGAGTCAGGGCCGCTCGGCTTTTTGAACCTGAAGCAATGGAgacatttgtctttttgttttcctttaccGCCCTCGGCATTTTGTACTGCATGAACGCCGTTCCCGCGTTCCAACA gccATATGTGATCCTGGTGATTGGCATTGCCGTACTGGTTCTGATCTTTGTTTTCTACCTCCTCGTCACTCGCGACAACCCACCCAAAGATGTCCTGTTCTTTG TTTTTGCGGAATTTTCCTTTACGTGCGTTATTGACCTGACCAGCGCCTTGGAGTACGATGGTGTCATTTCCGGTTTTATGGAGTTCTACCGTAAGACA GGGGAGCCTTACCTCGGCACGTCCTACGCTATCATGATGTGCTACTGGGACGGAATAGCTCATTTTATCATGTACCTCGTCATGATAGGCAAGATCATGGACAG AAAAGGGTACCGCACTCTGGGCCTGTTCTGGGCCGGCTCCCTTTGTGCCAACATGAGCGTGTTCATCATCGGCATTGTGGCAG GGAAATACGGCGCCGAGATCCGTCCGGCCTTCTGGCTCAACTTCCTCTTCTTGGTGATGCCTGCGTGGGCAACGGTCACACTGTTCGCTCGGCCCAAGGACAGGCCGTTGATTGGTGGATATAAT GCTCAACATGCTCAGAGCATGAAGCTCATCTGGCGTCCACTGGATCTGATGCTGGTGCTACTGTTGCTGGCCGCCATGGCTTTCACCACCCTGCGAGGCCTG GTGGCGCTGGACTCCCCACTGGGATCATGTTCCTTCTACGTGAAGCACTATGAGCCCTACTTGCGGGATCCGGTGGGCTACCCCCGGGTGATG ATGCTGCACATGTTCTTCTACGGACTACCGCTGCTGGCAGCGTTTGTTTACGGCCTCCTCAAGCCAGGCTGCACGTGGATGCCTGACTGGACCGTGTTCTTTTCAGGAGCAATGATCCAG TGCCAGTGGGTCCACATCGGGGGGTTCCTACACCCTCACACCAAGGCCCCATTTCGCATCCAGAGCGATGTGTTCTGGCCCGTGCTGGCGGCCAATTTGCTCTACGCCGTcactccactcctggtggtttTGCGTGTGCGCAGTAACCCCTATTTCTTTCTGAGGGTCGCCCCCTTCCCTGGGCAAACAGGCCTGCCAAACAGCGAGGAGAAAGATACcaagtacaaaaacaaataa